A region of the Roseobacter denitrificans OCh 114 genome:
CCGAAAGGCCGCACATATAGACTGATGTCTGGAAACTAAGAAATGCATTCTGGCAGTACCCTTTGTTCGTTTCCGGGACCGCGGTCGGCCATACTTTTAGAGCAGGCGAAACCTGCGGGCGTTCCCGAAACTGTTGAAACCTTGGTCGCTGCCTGTGTTCTGGTTGCTTTCATAATTCCTGACAAAAATATTTGGGTAATTCAAGAGATTTCTGCAACGGAATGAAACCGACCCGCAACACCAGCCTATTCGGTGGTGTTCGGGGCACCTGTTGCGCGCTCACGTCCGTTGCGTTTATGGCGCGACCAGATCACCAGCAGTGACCCTGTGACCATGACAACACCGCACAGGGTTGTCGGCCCATCCAAGGGCACCGGGTCAAGCAGCCCCAGACCTGTGGCCGCTTTTTCCAGCGCCAAGGACACCAGTGGCAGGGCTGCCATCCCGGCGAGATAATTCTCGGTACGCACCCGATGAATGGCGGCCAAGGCAACGAACATCGAAGGCCCGCGCAACGCCACCCCCACGAGGATCGCAGACACCCACAAAACAGGGTTCAGAACAACCAGCGGATCCGTCAGCCAGATCGGCCCCGACAGCATCGTGGTCCCAAGCAGGGGTATTTGGCTCAGCGCCGCCCCTGCCGTAAGCGCGCAGAGCAGCATGACAAAAGAGCTGACCAAGAGCATGACACCCGTCAATCCGGCGCGCGCGCGGGGGTTTCGGGTTTGGTTGACGGGG
Encoded here:
- a CDS encoding EamA family transporter — its product is MSSPFIIVVALFSWATLLVVSRVVLLRFGLDPWLFTFIQMMAGGAFLLAVSGRSIRAWGLLRDPVIWVYGVLRVATAAFFTASLIYTTAANAAFLSILSVPTSVVLLWFIAARRPQAGEFPGHFLVLLGMVLLTSQLDGAWRNPAVLLMIASELCVVLSTFIAEKHPVNQTRNPRARAGLTGVMLLVSSFVMLLCALTAGAALSQIPLLGTTMLSGPIWLTDPLVVLNPVLWVSAILVGVALRGPSMFVALAAIHRVRTENYLAGMAALPLVSLALEKAATGLGLLDPVPLDGPTTLCGVVMVTGSLLVIWSRHKRNGRERATGAPNTTE